The window AATGCCGTCGTGGATAGCGGCCTGCACATCCGGGTGCCCCGGATTGCCGGGGTGGCCCATGGATGCCGACAGGTCGGCCGGGCCGATGAACACGCCGTCCACGCCGGGGGTGGCGGCGATGGCGTCGAGGTTGGCCATGGCCTCCACCGTCTCGGCCTGCACCAGCAGGCAGATCTGCTGGTTGGCCTCGTGCACGTACTGCGGGTAGGCCTGCCAGCGCGACGAGCGGGCCAGCGCGCTGCCCATGCCGCGCACGCCCTCGGGCGCATAGCGCGTGGCGCGCACCAGTTGCTGGGCCTGCTCGGGCGTATCCACCATGGGCACCAGCAGGGTTTGTGCGCCGATGTCCAGGTACTGTTTGATGAGGGCCGTGTCACCCACCGGCACCCGGGCGATGGGGTGGGGCGCCTGCGCGCCGGGGGGCAGGGCGCTGGTGGCGCTGGCGATGGCTTGCAGCTGGTGCAGGATGGAGCGCAGGTCGTTGGGTGCGTGTTCGCCATCGACCAGCAGCCAGTCGTAGCCGGTGCCCGCAAGGATTTCGGCGCTGTAGCCGTTGGCCAGCCCGAGCCAGAGGCCGATTTGCGCCTGGCCCTGGGCCATGGCTTGTTTGAAGCGGTTGGTGGGTGTCTGCAATGTCAACTCCGTGCGGTGCCAAGCCCGCCATCGTACGGGCTGTGGCGGATCGGTGTCGGCATGGCCGCTATAGTCGGCTGCCCCCCTTGGGGCTCCCACCCGTTACCTGCCATGGCCAAAGAAAAAACCACGTTCACCTGCACCGAGTGCGGCGGCACCAGCCCGCGCTGGCTGGGCAAATGCCCGTCCTGCGGCGCCTGGAACACGCTGATCGAGCAAGTGGCCGAGGCCGGGCCGGGCAAGAACCGCCTGAGTGCGCCCCAAGGCTACGCGGGCCTGGCCAACGCGCAACCCGTCCTTCCGCTGGCGGCCATCGAGGCCCAGGACGTGGCCCGCACCCCCAGCGGCATCGACGAGCTGGACCGGGTGCTGGGCGGTGGCATTGTGGAAGGCGGGGTCGTGCTGATCGGCGGGGACCCGGGCATTGGCAAATCCACCCTGTTGCTGCAGGCCATGGATGCGCTGCAGCGCGCGGGTCTGCCCACGCTGTATGTGACGGGTGAGGAAAGCGGCGCCCAGGTGGCGCTGCGTTCACGCCGCCTGGGCATCGAGGGCAGCCAGGTGCAGCTGCTGGCCGAGATCCAGCTTGAGAAGATTCTGGCGACGGTGGACGCCATGCAGCCCGCCGTGGTCGTCATCGACTCCATCCAGACCACCTATTCCGACCAGCTCACCAGCGCGCCGGGCTCGGTCGCCCAGGTGCGCGAATGCGCGGCGCACCTCACGCGCATGGCCAAGGGCACGGGTATCGCCGTGATTCTGGTGGGCCATGTGACCAAGGAAGGTGCGCTGGCGGGGCCGCGTGTGCTGGAGCACATGGTGGACACGGTGCTGTACTTCGAAGGCGACACCCACAGCCAGTTCCGCCTGGTGCGCGCCATCAAGAACCGCTTTGGCGCCGTCAACGAGATCGGCGTGTTCGCCATGACCGAAAAGGGCCTCAAGGGCGTGAGCAACCCGAGCGCCATCTTTTTGAGCCAGCACAGCGAGCCGGTGCCCGGCAGCTGCGTGATGGTGACGCTGGAGGGCACGCGTCCCCTGCTGGTGGAGATCCAAGCGCTGGTGGACAGCGGCGGCCCCAGCCCCCGGCGCCTGTCGGTGGGCCTGGACAAGGACCGCCTGGCCATGCTGCTGGCCGTGCTGCACCGCCACGCGGGCGTGGCCTGCATGGACCAGGACGTGTTTGTGAACGCGGTGGGCGGCGTGCGCATCAGCGAGCCTGCGGCCGATTTGGCGGTGATGTTGTCCATCACCTCCAGCCTGCGGGGCAAGGCACTGCCCCGGGGCTTTTTGGCGTTTGGCGAGGTGGGCCTGGCGGGCGAGGTGCGGCCCGCGCCTCGCGGCCAGGAGCGCCTGAAGGAAGCTGCCAAGCTCGGTTTCAGTGTGGCCGTGGTGCCCAAGGCCAACGCGCCGAAGAAGCCCATCGAGGGCCTCACCATCCACGCGGTGGAGCGGGTGGAAGAAGCGATGGACGTGGTCCGGGGCTTGTAAACCCCATCTACGCAATGCCCACAGCGCTGCGAATGCGGCGCCGTAAGACAATCGAGCCATGAATTTGCGCAATATCTTGGTGCCGCTGGGCGGCTTGGCCTTGGTCGGCTTTGGGTTTTATGCCTATGGCTGGGCCGGTGTGGCGGCGGTCGTCGGTGGGTTGGTCATGTGGGCCCTGCTGCACTTCACGCGGCTGGTGAACGTGATGAAGAAGGCCGCCAAACGGCCCATCGGCTATGTGGGCAGCGCCGTGATGCTCAACGCACGACTGGCCGAGGGCGTGAACCTGATGCACGTGGTGGCCATGACGCAGGCGCTGGGTGAGCGGCTGTCTCCCGAGGGCGAGGACCCCGAGATCTACCGCTGGACCGATGGCACCCAGTCGCACGTGACCTGCGAGTTCCGCCATGGCAAGCTTGTGAAGTGGACGCTGGTGCGGCCGCAGGCGGACGCTGACACCCCGACTCAGGAGGCATAGACCCCGCCTGGATCTGGCGGGTTTGCTGCACTGCACCCTCGGGCGGCGGTTCCCGGCGGGCTGGGGCCCCGTAAAATCCCGGTTTTGCGACCCACAGCAACCAAAGGACACCCATGAGCCCCGTAGTTCCCTCGATGGCCGACCGTGACGGCAAGATCTGGATGGACGGCCAGATGGTCGATTGGCGCGACGCCAAGATCCACGTGCTGACGCACACCCTGCATTACGGCTGCGGCGCCTTTGAAGGCGTGCGCGCTTACAACACGGCCAACGGCACGGCGATCTTCCGCTTGGAAGAGCACACCGACCGCCTGTTCAACAGCGCCAAGATCCTGCGCATGAAGATCCCGTTCACCAAGGAAGAAGTGAACGAGGCCCAGAAGGCTGTGGTGCGCGAAAACAAGCTCGAATCGTGCTATCTGCGCCCATTGACCTGGATCGGCTCGCAAAAGCTGGGCGTGTCTCCCAAGGGCAACCAGATCCACCTGATGGTGGCCGCCTGGGCCTGGGGCGCCTACCTGGGCGAAGAGGGCATGAAGCGCGGCATCCGCGTCAAGACCAGCAGCTACACGCGCCACCACGTCAACATCACCATGACGCAGGCCAAGGCGGTGAGCAACTACACCAACTCCATCCTGGCAAACATGGAAGCGCTGGACGACGGGTATGACGAAGCCCTGCTGCTCGACAGCTCCGGCTTCGTGTCCGAAGGCGCGGGCGAAAACATCTTCGTCATCAAGAACGGCGTGATCTACACGCCCGACCTGTCGGCCGGTGCCCTGAACGGCATCACCCGCAACACGGTGTTCCATATCGCCAAGGACCTGGGCCTGGAGATCGTGCAAAAGCGCATCACCCGTGACGAGGTGTACATCGCCGACGAGGCCTTCTTCACCGGCACGGCCGCTGAAGTGACGCCCATCCGCGAACTTGACCGCATCGAGATCGGTGCCGGTTCGCGCGGCCCGATCACCGAAAAAATCCAGAGCGCCTTCTTCGACATCGTGAACGGCCGCAATCCCCAATACGCCCACTGGCTGAGCAAGGTCTGAAGAACATGTCCCAAGCTACCGTTGAACTCCTGGCCAAAGACCTGAACGCCCAAGGCGGCGTCTTCTGCCCCAGCCCCAAGGCCGACATGAAGCTGTGGAACAGCCACCCCAAGGTGTACCTGGACGTGGCCCGCACGGGTGAAGCCAAGTGCCCGTACTGCGGCACGGTGTACCGCCTGAAGGCCGGTGAGCACGTACACGCTGGCCACTGATTGATGCCAGCTGCAACCGGCGGCGCATCGGCGGCGCCCACGTTGACCGTGGCGGTGCTGACCCTCAACGAGGCGCACCGCATTGAAGCCTGCCTGCAGAGCGCCGCGTTTGCCGACCAGTTGCTGGTGGTGGACAGCGGCAGCACGGACGACACCGTGGCCATCGCCCAGCGCCTGGGCGCGGAAGTCCACAGCTATCCCGACTGGAAGGGCTTTGCCGTGCAGCGCAACCGGCTGCTGGCCCATGCGCGGGGTGACTACATCTTCTTCCTGGATGCCGACGAGGTGATGACGCCTGCGTTTGCGCAGGAGCTGCAGGCCATCGTGCGCTCTGGCGCGCAGGCCGTGTGGACCATCCGCTGGCGCATAGTGGCCTACGGGCACGAACTCAAGTACTTCCGCTCGCAATCGCAGATCGAGCGCTTGTTCGTGCGCGCCATGGTCCGCGAGTTCACGGGCGTGGTGCACGAGCAGGCCGAACTGTTGCCACCACCGGGCGGTGGCACGGTGCCACGCCGCCTGATTGAGGCGCGGCTGCTGCACTACTCGCGCACCACCGTGCGCGGCAGCCTGGAGAAGCTCACGCAGTACGCGATGCTGGGGGCTGCCAAGCGGGCAGCGGCGGGCAAGAAGGGTGGCGTGGTGCGAGGCCTGGCCTCGGGCACCAGCATGTTTCTGCGCCTGTATGTGTTCCGCCTGGGCTTTCTGTGTGGCGGGGCCGGTTTTCTGTATTGCCTGTTTGTGGCGCTGGAGGCGTTCTTCCGGTATGCCGCCCTGGAGTACGACCACCAGCAACTGAGTGAGAGCGTGCGCCGTTGACCAAAACTGACGAAATTTTTGTGCGCTTGTCGGGCGTGGCGGCCTTCATGGTGCCGGGTCTGGCACTGTGGGTGCGCTCGGGCTATTCGTGGGGCGCGGTGGTGTTGCTGTTGTGCAGCCTGGCCACTGCCGGGGTGTGGCTGCGGCGCCGGCCGGGGCGCGATGCCTGGCTGCTTTTTGCCTCCATCGTGGCGATGGGCACGGTCTGGGCGCTGGATTTTGACCCGGCCCAGGGCAGCTGGTCCAACCTGGACCGGCCTGCCAAGTACCTGCTGGCGCTGCCGTGCCTGCTGTACGTGCTGGCCTATCCCCCGCGGGTGCGCTGGCTCTGGGCTGGTATCGCGGTGGGCGCTTGCGGGGCGGGCCTGATCGGCCTGTACCAGGCCCTGGTGCAGCACCTGCCACGCGCCAACGGCTTTACCAATGCCATCCAGTACGGCGGGCTCAGCCTGTTGCTGGGGTTGATGTGCTCGGTAGCACTGCTGGTGCTGTGGGACCGCTGGAAGCCCTGGCAGCGCGCAGGCTGGGCGGTGGGCATTCTGCTGGGGCTGGAGGGGTCGCTGCTGTCCGAGTCGCGCGGGGGCTGGGTGGTGCTGCCCATGGCGCTGCTGTTGTGCGTATGGCTCCAGGGGCGCTCTGGCCAACCCCGCAGGGCCATCGTCGGTGCCGTGCTGGTTGTGCTGGGGGCTGTGGGTCTGATGGCCTTCAAGGCCAACGAGGTGCGCCTGCGGGTGGACGAGGCGCGGCAGGAGATCACGCAGTACGAGTCGCGGGGCGACGCGGCCAGTTCGGTCGGTCAGCGCCTGGCGCACTGGGGCCTGGCCTGGCGCATGGGCCTGGACCGCCCCTGGAGCGGCTGGGGCCGCTATGGCTATGAGGCCGAGAAGCAGCGCCGCGTGGCTGCCGGCGAGGCGCACCCGATTGTTTTGCAGTTCAGCCACGCCCACAACGAGTTGCTGGACATCTTTGCCAAGCGTGGCATCCCCGGTGTCGTGGTCTTGCTGATTTTTTATGGCGTGCCCCTGGTGCTGTTCTGGCCCACGCGGCGGCGCGTGTTCCCCGGCGGTGCGGGTGAGCTGGATACCGAGGGCCTGTGCCTGCGCATGATCGGGGTGCTGCTGCCCGTGTCCTACATGGGCTTTGGCACCACCCAGGTGTTTTTGGGGCACAACAGCGGCACCATGTTCTACCTGTTCATGGGCATGCTGGTGCTGGCCATCCTGCAAGGCCGCGAGCGCCTGCGGCTGCAAACGCCCGGGCAAGCCGTCTCCCTTTCCTGAAGGACCTCTGCCATGCACATCCTGCTGGTCAACAACTCCCCCATCCCGGTGTATGGCTACGGCGGCACAGAACGCGTGATCTGGGACCTGGGCAAGACGCTGGTGCAGCAGGGCCACCGCGTGAGCTACTTGGTGCCCGAGGGCTCGACCTGCGACTTTGGCCAGGTGCTACCCATCCAGCCGGACGAGCCCTGGGAAGGCCAGATCCCGGCCGACGTGGACATCACGCATTTCCAGTTCAACCCGCGCTCCGAGCTGTCCAAGCCCTACCTGGTGACAGAGCATGGCAACGCCCGCAAGCCCAAGCCGCTGCCGCGCAACACGGTGTTCCTGTCGCGCGACCACGCGGCGCGCTATGGCTCCAGCGAGTTCGTCTACAACGGGCTGGACTGGGCCGGTTATGGCCCGGTGGACTTTGACCGCCCGCGTTCGCACTACCACTTCCTGGGCAAGGCGGCCTGGGGGGTGAAGAACGTGCGCGGTGCCATCAAGGTGGCGAAGATGGCCGGGGTGGAACTGGACGTGCTGGGCGGCAACCGCATCAACTTCAAGCGCGGCTTTCGCTGGACGCTGTCGCGCAAGATCTACTTCCACGGCATGGTGGGCGGCTCGCAGAAGACGGGTCTGCTCAACGCCTCGCGCGGGCTGATCTTTCCGGTGCGCTGGCACGAACCCTTCGGGCTGGCAGTGATCGAGAGCCTGTACTTCGGCTGCCCCGTGTTCTCCACGCCTTACGGCGCCTTGCCCGAGCTGGTGCCCGTGCACTGTGGCGTGCTGTCAGACCAGGCCTCGGTGCTGGCCGATGCGGTACGGGGCAACCGCTTTGATGCCCGCGCCTGCCACCAGCATGTGGTGGAGCACTTTGGCGCCGAGCGCATGGCACGCAACTACCTGCGCATGTACGAACGGGTGCTGGCGGGCGAAACCCTCAACGCCCAGCCGCCCATGATCCAGGGCCCGGCGCGCGAACTGCCCTGGAGGCAGTGAAGCCCCCCTGAGTCGCCTGCGGCGCCTTCCCCCAAGGGGAACGCCACCCGTGGCCTGGCAAAGCCAGCTCCACGGTGGCACTTGGTTTCACAGCGCGCCAGTTTTGAGTGCCCTGCTCATATCAGGGAGACTACTACGCGGGTTCTGGGGCGTTTTTGGCCGCAAGCGCTAGTTCAATATGCCCCTGCTGCTATAAAAATAGTAGTTATTGGTGGCCGATAGTGGAGGTGCCACGCGGCGCGGTGGCCTGTTGCCACTCCTGGGCCAGCAACGCCATCAACTGTGCCGCAGGCATGGGTCGCACCTGGGCCACCCCCTGGCCTACCCACAGCGAGAGGCAGTCGGCCTGGCCCGCCTGGGCGGCCGCTCGGCGCAGCGCACCGGTCAGCGCGTTCTGCACGGGGTAGGGCGGCACGGTCGCTTCGTCGGATTGCAGGGCTTGCATCATGCGGTTGACGATGCCGCGCGCCGGCCGGCCCGAGAAGATGCGGGTGGTGCGCGTGTCGGTGGCCTGGGCGCGTGTCAGGGCCTCGCGGTAAGCGGTGCCAATGGCCGACTCGGGGCAGGTGAGGAATGCCGTGCCCATCTGCACCGCCTGGGCGCCCAGTGCCAGGGCGCCCGCAATGCCACGCCCGTCCATGATGCCGCCCGCAGCAATCACCGGGATGGACAGCGCCTGCACGCACTGCGCCACCAGCGGCAGCGTGCCCACCATGCTGGCGGCAAAGTCGGCCAATGACGGCGCCGCCCCGGTGGCGCCGGGCTGCGTGGGGGTGAGGAAGGTGCCTCGGTGTCCCCCGGCTTCCATGCCAGAGGCGCACACAGCATCCGCGCCCACGGCGGCCCAGGCCTGCGCCTCGGCCAGCGTGGTGGCGGTACCGATCACGTAGCTGC of the Acidovorax sp. 107 genome contains:
- a CDS encoding glycerate kinase, with protein sequence MNLRNILVPLGGLALVGFGFYAYGWAGVAAVVGGLVMWALLHFTRLVNVMKKAAKRPIGYVGSAVMLNARLAEGVNLMHVVAMTQALGERLSPEGEDPEIYRWTDGTQSHVTCEFRHGKLVKWTLVRPQADADTPTQEA
- a CDS encoding O-antigen ligase; translation: MTKTDEIFVRLSGVAAFMVPGLALWVRSGYSWGAVVLLLCSLATAGVWLRRRPGRDAWLLFASIVAMGTVWALDFDPAQGSWSNLDRPAKYLLALPCLLYVLAYPPRVRWLWAGIAVGACGAGLIGLYQALVQHLPRANGFTNAIQYGGLSLLLGLMCSVALLVLWDRWKPWQRAGWAVGILLGLEGSLLSESRGGWVVLPMALLLCVWLQGRSGQPRRAIVGAVLVVLGAVGLMAFKANEVRLRVDEARQEITQYESRGDAASSVGQRLAHWGLAWRMGLDRPWSGWGRYGYEAEKQRRVAAGEAHPIVLQFSHAHNELLDIFAKRGIPGVVVLLIFYGVPLVLFWPTRRRVFPGGAGELDTEGLCLRMIGVLLPVSYMGFGTTQVFLGHNSGTMFYLFMGMLVLAILQGRERLRLQTPGQAVSLS
- a CDS encoding glycosyltransferase, encoding MHILLVNNSPIPVYGYGGTERVIWDLGKTLVQQGHRVSYLVPEGSTCDFGQVLPIQPDEPWEGQIPADVDITHFQFNPRSELSKPYLVTEHGNARKPKPLPRNTVFLSRDHAARYGSSEFVYNGLDWAGYGPVDFDRPRSHYHFLGKAAWGVKNVRGAIKVAKMAGVELDVLGGNRINFKRGFRWTLSRKIYFHGMVGGSQKTGLLNASRGLIFPVRWHEPFGLAVIESLYFGCPVFSTPYGALPELVPVHCGVLSDQASVLADAVRGNRFDARACHQHVVEHFGAERMARNYLRMYERVLAGETLNAQPPMIQGPARELPWRQ
- the radA gene encoding DNA repair protein RadA yields the protein MAKEKTTFTCTECGGTSPRWLGKCPSCGAWNTLIEQVAEAGPGKNRLSAPQGYAGLANAQPVLPLAAIEAQDVARTPSGIDELDRVLGGGIVEGGVVLIGGDPGIGKSTLLLQAMDALQRAGLPTLYVTGEESGAQVALRSRRLGIEGSQVQLLAEIQLEKILATVDAMQPAVVVIDSIQTTYSDQLTSAPGSVAQVRECAAHLTRMAKGTGIAVILVGHVTKEGALAGPRVLEHMVDTVLYFEGDTHSQFRLVRAIKNRFGAVNEIGVFAMTEKGLKGVSNPSAIFLSQHSEPVPGSCVMVTLEGTRPLLVEIQALVDSGGPSPRRLSVGLDKDRLAMLLAVLHRHAGVACMDQDVFVNAVGGVRISEPAADLAVMLSITSSLRGKALPRGFLAFGEVGLAGEVRPAPRGQERLKEAAKLGFSVAVVPKANAPKKPIEGLTIHAVERVEEAMDVVRGL
- the hpaI gene encoding 4-hydroxy-2-oxoheptanedioate aldolase is translated as MQTPTNRFKQAMAQGQAQIGLWLGLANGYSAEILAGTGYDWLLVDGEHAPNDLRSILHQLQAIASATSALPPGAQAPHPIARVPVGDTALIKQYLDIGAQTLLVPMVDTPEQAQQLVRATRYAPEGVRGMGSALARSSRWQAYPQYVHEANQQICLLVQAETVEAMANLDAIAATPGVDGVFIGPADLSASMGHPGNPGHPDVQAAIHDGIARILRAGKAPGILATTESQARQWLAAGALFVAVGVDTMLLVSAAQELLARYRSAADAAPTRPAGY
- a CDS encoding nitronate monooxygenase family protein, which produces MPAFTTHLGLALPIIQGPMTGSDTPALAAAVSEAGGLGMLGCGMRSPAAMAEAAAEVRRRTDRPFGMNLFVQATPTPDDATVQAALHRLAPFYAEFGLVPERPAQWCEDFAAQFDALVAARPAVASFTFGILTAAQVARLQAVGSYVIGTATTLAEAQAWAAVGADAVCASGMEAGGHRGTFLTPTQPGATGAAPSLADFAASMVGTLPLVAQCVQALSIPVIAAGGIMDGRGIAGALALGAQAVQMGTAFLTCPESAIGTAYREALTRAQATDTRTTRIFSGRPARGIVNRMMQALQSDEATVPPYPVQNALTGALRRAAAQAGQADCLSLWVGQGVAQVRPMPAAQLMALLAQEWQQATAPRGTSTIGHQ
- a CDS encoding glycosyltransferase family 2 protein, with product MPAATGGASAAPTLTVAVLTLNEAHRIEACLQSAAFADQLLVVDSGSTDDTVAIAQRLGAEVHSYPDWKGFAVQRNRLLAHARGDYIFFLDADEVMTPAFAQELQAIVRSGAQAVWTIRWRIVAYGHELKYFRSQSQIERLFVRAMVREFTGVVHEQAELLPPPGGGTVPRRLIEARLLHYSRTTVRGSLEKLTQYAMLGAAKRAAAGKKGGVVRGLASGTSMFLRLYVFRLGFLCGGAGFLYCLFVALEAFFRYAALEYDHQQLSESVRR
- a CDS encoding branched-chain amino acid transaminase gives rise to the protein MSPVVPSMADRDGKIWMDGQMVDWRDAKIHVLTHTLHYGCGAFEGVRAYNTANGTAIFRLEEHTDRLFNSAKILRMKIPFTKEEVNEAQKAVVRENKLESCYLRPLTWIGSQKLGVSPKGNQIHLMVAAWAWGAYLGEEGMKRGIRVKTSSYTRHHVNITMTQAKAVSNYTNSILANMEALDDGYDEALLLDSSGFVSEGAGENIFVIKNGVIYTPDLSAGALNGITRNTVFHIAKDLGLEIVQKRITRDEVYIADEAFFTGTAAEVTPIRELDRIEIGAGSRGPITEKIQSAFFDIVNGRNPQYAHWLSKV
- a CDS encoding zinc-finger domain-containing protein translates to MSQATVELLAKDLNAQGGVFCPSPKADMKLWNSHPKVYLDVARTGEAKCPYCGTVYRLKAGEHVHAGH